The Staphylococcus carnosus genome has a segment encoding these proteins:
- a CDS encoding N-acyl homoserine lactonase family protein — MSNVKKDRMKIYVLDNGTMKMDKNLMIANSNQATSDNPNQPNEMHEFPIYTVFIDHPDAKILFDTACNPNSMGEEGRWITATQKAFPYFADESCHLPNRLEQLGIDPKDVDIVVASHLHLDHAGCLEYFTNATIIVHDDELSGAMKGYACNQQAGAYIWSDIDAWIKNDLSWKTIKRDQDHLNLVDGVKVLNFGSGHAWGMIGLEIETEELGTVILASDAIYTKESMEPTLKPPGIIYDSIGWSDSVEKIKQLADEKDAQIWFGHDGDQFATFRKSTDGYYE, encoded by the coding sequence ATGTCAAATGTAAAGAAAGACAGAATGAAAATTTATGTTTTGGACAATGGCACGATGAAGATGGACAAGAATTTAATGATTGCAAATTCAAATCAAGCCACTAGTGATAACCCTAACCAACCGAATGAAATGCATGAGTTCCCGATTTATACTGTTTTTATTGATCATCCTGATGCAAAGATATTATTTGATACTGCTTGTAATCCTAATTCTATGGGAGAAGAGGGACGATGGATTACAGCAACACAAAAAGCATTTCCATATTTTGCAGATGAATCATGTCATTTGCCGAACCGTTTAGAGCAGCTTGGGATAGACCCGAAAGATGTAGATATAGTAGTTGCTTCACATCTACATTTAGATCATGCAGGATGTTTAGAATATTTTACAAATGCGACAATTATTGTACATGATGATGAATTAAGCGGAGCTATGAAAGGTTATGCATGTAATCAACAAGCAGGTGCATATATATGGAGCGATATCGATGCTTGGATTAAAAATGATTTAAGCTGGAAAACGATTAAACGTGATCAAGATCACTTGAATTTAGTAGATGGAGTTAAAGTTTTGAATTTCGGAAGCGGCCATGCTTGGGGGATGATAGGGCTGGAAATCGAAACGGAAGAATTAGGAACTGTAATTTTAGCTTCAGATGCTATTTATACTAAAGAAAGTATGGAGCCTACTTTAAAGCCACCAGGAATTATTTATGATTCTATTGGATGGTCTGATTCAGTAGAAAAAATTAAACAGCTTGCAGATGAAAAGGATGCACAAATTTGGTTTGGTCATGATGGTGACCAATTTGCTACATTCAGAAAATCAACAGATGGTTATTATGAATAA
- a CDS encoding zinc-dependent alcohol dehydrogenase family protein, whose product METKAAVLYEMGLEVPYKDSKPLKVETLQLESPKNHEVLIKVHAAGLCHSDLSVINGSRPRPMPMALGHEAAGEIIEVGKEVTQFEVGDHVVCTFIPSCGHCIPCREGRPALCENGAESNEKGEMLEGGRRLSKDGKPINHHLGVSGFSDYAVVSENSIVKIDSSIPFERAAVFGCAVITGIGAVINTAQIRPGSNVAIVGLGGIGLNAILGAKLAGANEIIALDINENKFNLAKTLGATVVFNSGDEDIVEKIKDYVSGGVEYAFETAGVVPAMQTAYAITKRGGTTVTTGLPDPKAQFSFPQVTLAAEERTIKGSYVGSCVPDRDIPRFVSLYQQERLNIDPLISKTISLDEINEGFDQLASGDVGRLIIKMQ is encoded by the coding sequence ATGGAAACTAAAGCCGCTGTATTATATGAAATGGGATTAGAAGTACCTTATAAAGATTCAAAACCGCTTAAAGTTGAAACATTGCAATTAGAGTCTCCAAAAAATCATGAAGTCCTTATTAAAGTTCATGCAGCAGGATTATGTCATTCTGACTTATCTGTGATTAACGGAAGCAGACCAAGACCTATGCCTATGGCGTTAGGGCATGAAGCCGCTGGAGAAATTATTGAAGTAGGAAAAGAGGTCACACAATTTGAAGTGGGTGACCATGTTGTATGCACATTCATCCCGAGTTGTGGTCATTGCATACCATGTAGAGAAGGAAGGCCGGCTTTGTGTGAAAATGGCGCAGAATCCAATGAAAAAGGAGAAATGCTCGAAGGAGGACGTCGTTTATCTAAAGACGGTAAACCTATTAACCACCACTTAGGCGTTTCAGGTTTTTCTGATTATGCTGTCGTATCGGAGAATTCAATTGTGAAGATAGATTCATCTATTCCTTTCGAACGAGCAGCTGTTTTCGGATGCGCGGTCATTACTGGTATAGGAGCTGTAATAAATACGGCTCAAATCAGACCTGGAAGTAACGTAGCTATTGTTGGTCTAGGAGGAATTGGTTTAAACGCAATCTTAGGTGCGAAGCTAGCAGGTGCAAATGAAATTATTGCCTTAGATATTAATGAAAATAAATTCAATCTAGCTAAAACATTAGGGGCAACTGTTGTTTTTAATTCAGGAGATGAAGATATAGTTGAAAAGATTAAAGATTATGTATCTGGTGGTGTTGAATATGCATTTGAAACAGCAGGAGTAGTGCCGGCAATGCAAACTGCATATGCTATTACTAAGCGAGGCGGTACTACTGTAACAACTGGACTACCCGATCCTAAAGCACAATTTTCTTTCCCACAAGTAACTTTAGCGGCAGAAGAGCGTACAATAAAAGGATCTTATGTTGGAAGTTGTGTTCCTGATAGAGATATACCAAGATTTGTAAGCTTATATCAGCAAGAAAGACTTAATATCGATCCGCTTATCAGTAAAACGATATCGCTAGATGAAATAAATGAAGGTTTTGATCAATTAGCAAGCGGAGACGTAGGGCGTTTAATTATAAAAATGCAATAA
- a CDS encoding LysR family transcriptional regulator, which yields MELLYLKYFKHVAETLNYTQAAENLYISQPALSMTIKKLEKELNTELFIKKGRNIVLTENGKLLLKSVNRIFNEIDRVSEIIQNNTAIREKTVHFASSHTRLMSGIFPEYAKNYPENKYNMEITVNREIIQKLLSHHISFALNSIELTHPKIECKKIIDEDIVLTYPHKFDGLLTSDDLYNNSIYKSFLFSSHNKEYNEMLKAFLETKNIKINNSNYVDDYFLRTLLRERTNFCFLPASMCKELELPYMQDKNLIISSNIYLSTLKDTPLNEADLNLYQFIEGYYKEHQAYYTV from the coding sequence ATGGAACTATTATATTTAAAGTATTTTAAACATGTTGCAGAAACCTTAAACTACACCCAAGCTGCAGAGAATTTATATATCAGCCAACCAGCACTTAGTATGACGATTAAGAAATTAGAAAAAGAACTTAACACGGAATTGTTTATTAAAAAAGGCAGAAATATAGTACTTACTGAAAATGGAAAATTACTGCTTAAGTCAGTTAATAGAATATTTAATGAAATAGATCGTGTAAGTGAGATAATACAAAACAATACAGCAATCAGAGAAAAAACTGTTCATTTTGCTTCTTCACACACACGTTTAATGTCAGGTATCTTCCCTGAATACGCGAAAAATTATCCTGAAAATAAATATAATATGGAAATCACTGTAAATAGAGAGATTATACAAAAATTACTCTCTCATCATATAAGCTTTGCTTTGAATTCAATAGAATTAACACATCCTAAAATCGAATGTAAAAAAATAATTGATGAAGATATTGTATTAACTTATCCTCATAAATTCGATGGATTGTTGACATCTGATGATCTATATAACAATTCCATTTATAAATCATTCTTATTTTCATCACATAATAAAGAATATAACGAAATGTTAAAAGCTTTCTTAGAAACTAAAAATATCAAAATAAATAATTCCAACTATGTAGATGATTATTTTCTACGTACTTTATTAAGAGAACGTACAAACTTCTGTTTCTTGCCAGCTTCTATGTGTAAAGAATTAGAATTACCCTATATGCAGGATAAAAATTTAATCATTTCAAGCAATATCTATCTTTCTACATTGAAAGATACACCGCTAAATGAAGCTGACTTAAACCTTTATCAATTTATAGAAGGTTACTATAAAGAACACCAAGCATATTATACTGTATAA
- a CDS encoding ketopantoate reductase family protein, whose translation MNIAIYGAGSLGTIMGAFLSESDANVDLIDVNQAHVDKLNEEGAHVVGATDYRHAVHAITPDEVNKRYDIILLLTKQVFNQQVIPKVRDILKFNGTVVSLQNGIPEELIQEVLPPANIVAGSVEFGATFEGPGISRLTTEFDTFKNNAIQIGELDGAVTERTKAIQKALEPIGGISVSDNLPGTKWAKLIINSALSGMSAATNSTYGDVMDDPIGAKAAVYAMNEVVKVGKSNGIEFEKLSVLNPEAFAEITDEKAQIEIMKESLKASRSIEASMLQDLRKGRATEINYINGAVTKIGKANGILTPVNDLIVDIVSKAQDNKKVPDFDESMGQFKKLFDTNK comes from the coding sequence ATGAATATAGCAATTTATGGGGCAGGTTCATTAGGAACAATTATGGGAGCATTCCTTTCTGAATCTGATGCTAATGTAGATTTAATAGATGTAAACCAAGCACATGTGGATAAATTAAATGAAGAAGGCGCTCATGTTGTAGGGGCAACAGATTATCGTCACGCGGTACATGCTATTACACCTGATGAAGTCAATAAGCGATACGATATAATCTTGCTTTTAACAAAACAAGTGTTTAATCAACAAGTCATTCCGAAAGTCAGAGATATTTTGAAATTTAATGGTACAGTTGTATCATTACAAAATGGTATTCCTGAAGAGTTGATTCAAGAAGTATTGCCACCAGCTAATATTGTAGCGGGATCTGTAGAGTTCGGAGCAACTTTCGAAGGTCCTGGTATTTCACGTTTAACAACTGAATTCGATACATTTAAAAACAACGCAATTCAAATCGGGGAATTAGATGGAGCAGTTACAGAACGCACAAAAGCAATCCAAAAAGCATTAGAACCTATCGGCGGTATTTCTGTATCAGATAATTTACCTGGTACAAAATGGGCTAAATTAATTATTAATAGCGCATTAAGCGGTATGTCTGCTGCAACAAACAGCACATATGGAGACGTTATGGATGATCCGATTGGTGCTAAAGCTGCAGTATATGCAATGAATGAAGTAGTAAAAGTAGGTAAAAGTAATGGCATAGAATTTGAAAAACTAAGTGTATTAAATCCAGAAGCATTTGCAGAAATTACAGACGAAAAAGCGCAAATTGAAATCATGAAAGAATCATTAAAAGCTTCAAGATCAATCGAAGCAAGTATGCTGCAAGATTTAAGAAAAGGAAGAGCCACAGAAATTAATTACATTAATGGAGCTGTCACTAAAATAGGTAAAGCAAATGGTATTTTAACTCCGGTAAATGATTTAATTGTAGACATTGTATCTAAAGCTCAAGATAACAAAAAAGTACCTGACTTTGATGAAAGTATGGGACAATTTAAAAAGTTATTTGATACAAACAAATAG
- a CDS encoding acetoacetate decarboxylase: protein MDKEQVKNISATPINAPVFPMTEIKFRNREYLNIIYETDKAALEEIVPEPLKVTSNRIKFEVINMPDSTGLGSYKEAGHVIPVEYNGEKGEFYLSMYVSNQAAIASGREIAAFPKKAGNPDLFVDNDTLVGTLDYNSLRVAQATMAYKYYKMTDEEALADVTAPQFMLKSVRDYDGSLLRCELTRSQITDIKLKEAYRGLARLQLFEHVMAPLADFPVRKIVDAHHIIADLTLGQPSPVYDYLK from the coding sequence ATGGATAAAGAACAAGTTAAAAATATATCAGCAACACCGATTAACGCACCTGTCTTTCCGATGACAGAAATTAAGTTCAGAAATAGAGAATATCTCAATATTATTTATGAAACAGATAAAGCTGCTTTAGAAGAAATAGTACCTGAACCATTAAAAGTTACAAGCAACCGTATTAAATTTGAAGTTATCAATATGCCGGATAGTACTGGATTAGGGAGCTATAAAGAAGCAGGACATGTAATACCTGTTGAATATAACGGTGAAAAAGGTGAATTTTATCTGTCTATGTATGTTAGTAATCAAGCAGCAATTGCAAGCGGCAGAGAGATTGCAGCTTTTCCTAAAAAAGCTGGAAATCCTGATTTATTTGTAGACAATGATACACTTGTTGGAACACTTGATTATAACTCTTTACGTGTTGCGCAAGCCACAATGGCTTATAAATATTATAAAATGACAGATGAAGAAGCCCTAGCAGATGTTACTGCCCCTCAATTCATGTTAAAGTCTGTCAGAGACTATGATGGCAGTTTATTACGCTGTGAATTAACAAGAAGCCAAATTACGGATATAAAATTGAAAGAAGCTTATAGAGGACTAGCACGTTTGCAATTATTTGAACATGTAATGGCACCGCTAGCAGATTTCCCTGTAAGAAAAATTGTAGATGCACATCATATTATTGCTGATTTAACATTAGGACAACCAAGCCCCGTTTACGATTACTTGAAATAA
- a CDS encoding sensor histidine kinase — protein MCKQHTNLTEDEIKEIEELSKHLPTMANLNEASVFIDCPTENNDHIIVVAEAMPDQNDVLYHNSVIKQNAYERFEPAVFEVFKTKKSVYHHRGMSQEGKVIEQNVTPIIHNNRVIAALIMEKDISNQLLEENKMKALTEATYTLSQIVSHPSEKQLFFSDMIDESLFDIDQDLIIRYFNLTAEKLVKDIVGIDCKMGLSFVELFPNIEEMLTDGQVITIKERKLQGHYFQVKCIRLFDDLGNVSGHIIMLHDITDLKEKEKELVSKSVALREVHHRVKNNLQTVASLLRLQMRRGIPDESKHYFEESLNRILSIASVYEVILDGAYADQVDIGKLIVKIGNMLVSTGNAQHLHIHYDIQETFYLSSNIAVSVALIANELITNCVTHAFNEQEEGHIDVVFEKNNKTGKILLMVQDDGKEEQGDYKQSFGLNIINTITENDLEGKFTIGRNHLGTLGKVVFDEWGSH, from the coding sequence ATATGTAAACAACACACAAATTTAACAGAAGATGAAATTAAAGAAATTGAAGAATTATCGAAACACTTACCGACTATGGCAAATCTTAATGAAGCCAGTGTTTTTATTGATTGTCCTACTGAAAATAACGATCATATCATTGTAGTAGCAGAAGCCATGCCAGATCAAAATGACGTTTTATATCATAATTCAGTCATTAAACAGAATGCTTATGAAAGATTTGAACCAGCTGTGTTCGAAGTTTTTAAAACTAAGAAAAGTGTATATCATCATAGAGGAATGTCACAAGAGGGTAAAGTGATTGAACAAAATGTCACTCCTATTATTCATAATAATCGAGTGATTGCTGCATTGATTATGGAAAAAGATATCAGCAACCAATTGCTTGAGGAAAATAAAATGAAAGCATTGACTGAAGCAACCTATACGTTGAGTCAAATCGTATCACATCCGAGTGAGAAACAGCTATTTTTCTCAGATATGATTGATGAAAGTTTGTTTGATATCGATCAAGACTTGATTATCCGTTATTTTAATCTAACAGCAGAAAAACTAGTAAAAGATATTGTTGGTATTGATTGCAAAATGGGACTTTCTTTCGTCGAGTTGTTTCCTAACATAGAAGAAATGTTAACAGATGGGCAAGTGATTACAATTAAAGAACGAAAGCTGCAAGGTCATTACTTTCAAGTAAAGTGTATTCGATTATTTGATGATTTAGGGAATGTATCAGGACACATCATCATGTTACATGACATTACTGACTTAAAGGAAAAGGAGAAAGAACTTGTTTCTAAATCTGTTGCACTTCGTGAAGTACATCACCGTGTGAAAAACAATCTACAAACAGTTGCGAGCTTATTAAGGTTACAAATGCGTCGTGGCATACCTGATGAAAGCAAGCATTATTTTGAAGAGAGTTTAAATAGAATCCTTAGTATTGCCTCTGTATATGAAGTGATATTAGATGGGGCGTATGCTGATCAAGTTGATATTGGCAAATTGATTGTTAAAATCGGGAATATGCTTGTAAGTACAGGGAACGCGCAACATTTACATATTCATTATGACATCCAAGAAACATTTTATCTGTCATCTAATATTGCAGTCTCAGTCGCTTTGATTGCTAATGAATTGATTACAAATTGTGTCACTCATGCTTTTAATGAACAAGAAGAAGGTCATATTGATGTTGTTTTTGAAAAAAATAACAAAACTGGGAAAATACTATTAATGGTGCAAGATGATGGGAAGGAAGAACAAGGAGATTATAAGCAATCGTTTGGACTAAATATCATAAATACAATTACTGAGAATGATTTAGAAGGAAAATTTACAATTGGTCGCAATCATCTCGGCACTTTGGGAAAGGTGGTATTTGATGAGTGGGGGAGTCACTAA
- a CDS encoding ANTAR domain-containing response regulator, with protein sequence MSGGVTKFKKIIVAEDDSIVRLDIVEMLKDAGYDVASAVGNGEKAIELNETEKPDLIIMDIKMPKLNGLKASKIISQRHNVPILIVSAFNQSEYIEQAKDANIVGYIIKPISESQLLTAVEIALAQSVKMSALRQESNAAKEEVENRKLIEKAKGLLMTKMELDEEAAYQKLRKLSMNHHISMEKVAAKVIKQLTK encoded by the coding sequence ATGAGTGGGGGAGTCACTAAATTTAAGAAAATTATTGTTGCTGAAGATGATTCAATTGTCCGTTTAGATATCGTTGAAATGTTGAAAGATGCAGGTTATGATGTTGCCTCTGCTGTGGGAAATGGAGAAAAAGCAATTGAATTGAATGAAACAGAAAAACCAGATTTAATTATTATGGATATTAAGATGCCAAAACTAAATGGTTTAAAGGCAAGTAAGATTATCAGTCAGCGTCATAATGTACCTATCTTAATCGTATCAGCATTCAACCAAAGCGAATATATTGAACAAGCTAAAGATGCTAATATTGTAGGATATATCATCAAACCGATTTCAGAATCTCAGTTATTGACTGCAGTTGAAATTGCTCTAGCACAATCTGTGAAGATGTCAGCACTTAGACAAGAGTCGAATGCGGCAAAAGAGGAAGTTGAAAATCGTAAACTCATAGAAAAAGCAAAAGGATTGTTGATGACTAAAATGGAATTAGATGAAGAAGCGGCTTATCAGAAGTTACGCAAATTGAGTATGAACCATCATATTTCAATGGAGAAAGTAGCCGCAAAAGTCATTAAGCAGTTGACTAAATGA
- the eutH gene encoding ethanolamine utilization protein EutH yields MEHIGTVIIYIIMICAVLGAFGAIRNPEVGIGKEFMEGIFTIGPIFANSAGIMASIPFISRFIEQVFGPLFHKIGADPAIAATSILATDMGGYQLANVLKESYEGWIMAMIVGFMAGATIVFSIPLGLPMLEKRDHKYMALGILSGLLAIPFGVFISTFIMIMSHVKIRTTIETVGAATHVFSISFSTVLLNLLPLLIFVVVTAAGLYFFSDIMIKGFIIFGKILDVCIKLVFVFSVVQIFTGFFTNVFGVWGFDPIMADDKDKFRALENAGNIAIMLSGAFPMVYLIRKYFSNALTRFGQKVGLSEVGSAGIIATMANILAMFKLVKDMPPKDKVINISFGVCSAFLLGDHLSYTANFQPNLIPAVMIGKFSAGLIAIGFAYLLCLPKARKLEEIDRRAGIIKPDEYLEEEAIERGEAVPETKSKI; encoded by the coding sequence ATGGAACATATTGGTACAGTAATCATATATATCATCATGATTTGTGCAGTATTGGGCGCTTTTGGAGCAATCAGGAATCCTGAAGTTGGAATCGGTAAAGAATTTATGGAAGGGATATTTACAATTGGTCCTATCTTTGCCAATTCAGCAGGAATTATGGCATCTATTCCGTTTATTTCACGTTTTATTGAGCAAGTATTCGGGCCGTTATTTCATAAAATAGGCGCTGACCCAGCCATTGCTGCAACTTCAATATTAGCCACAGATATGGGTGGATACCAATTAGCAAATGTCTTAAAAGAAAGTTATGAAGGATGGATTATGGCAATGATTGTAGGATTTATGGCAGGCGCTACAATTGTATTCTCTATTCCTTTAGGGTTGCCGATGTTAGAAAAAAGGGATCATAAATATATGGCATTAGGGATATTGTCTGGATTATTAGCAATTCCTTTTGGTGTATTTATTTCTACATTTATTATGATTATGAGTCATGTAAAAATAAGAACAACTATAGAAACAGTGGGCGCAGCCACACATGTATTTTCAATTAGTTTTTCTACAGTGTTATTGAATTTATTGCCTTTACTCATTTTTGTTGTCGTCACAGCAGCAGGTTTATATTTCTTCTCAGATATTATGATTAAAGGATTTATCATTTTCGGTAAAATTTTAGATGTTTGTATCAAACTCGTCTTTGTATTCTCAGTAGTACAGATTTTCACTGGATTTTTCACAAATGTATTTGGTGTATGGGGATTTGATCCCATCATGGCAGATGATAAAGACAAATTCAGAGCTTTGGAAAATGCTGGGAATATCGCAATTATGCTTTCCGGAGCATTTCCGATGGTTTACTTAATTAGAAAATACTTTTCAAATGCTTTAACACGATTTGGACAAAAAGTAGGACTGAGTGAAGTGGGAAGTGCAGGGATTATTGCTACAATGGCTAATATTTTAGCAATGTTTAAATTGGTTAAAGATATGCCGCCTAAAGATAAAGTTATAAATATTTCATTTGGTGTATGTTCAGCTTTCTTGCTTGGAGACCATCTCTCTTACACCGCTAATTTCCAACCCAATTTAATCCCGGCAGTCATGATTGGTAAATTCAGTGCTGGACTCATTGCTATTGGGTTTGCTTATCTCTTATGTTTGCCTAAAGCAAGAAAATTGGAAGAAATTGATCGACGTGCAGGTATTATTAAACCCGATGAATATTTAGAAGAAGAAGCAATTGAACGCGGTGAAGCAGTTCCAGAAACAAAATCTAAAATATAA
- a CDS encoding SDR family NAD(P)-dependent oxidoreductase: protein MRLKDKVCIITGAGGGMGKVAAEMFSKEGAKVAVFERDQKAGKQVVDQIKQDGGEASFYEVDIIDEDAVKNAVDKVVEEYGRIDVLYNNAGVMPEADNSVINTDQAVWDLVMNINVKGIFLMTKYVIPVMEKQESGSIINIASFVAQMGCSVPQDAYTASKGAVVALTKSLAIQFRPKGIRTNAISPGPIETPLLMEWLVSDEEAKAVRLGRQPAGRFGKPEDIVNCAIYLASDESNWTNGANINVDGGITANYF from the coding sequence ATGAGATTAAAAGATAAAGTATGCATTATAACAGGTGCTGGCGGCGGCATGGGTAAAGTCGCAGCAGAGATGTTTTCTAAAGAAGGTGCGAAAGTTGCTGTATTTGAAAGAGATCAAAAAGCAGGAAAACAAGTTGTGGATCAAATCAAGCAAGATGGCGGTGAAGCCTCTTTCTATGAAGTCGATATTATTGATGAAGATGCTGTAAAAAACGCAGTAGACAAGGTTGTTGAAGAATATGGTCGTATTGATGTGTTATACAATAATGCAGGTGTGATGCCAGAAGCTGACAACTCTGTTATCAATACTGATCAAGCAGTTTGGGACTTAGTGATGAATATCAATGTTAAAGGTATTTTCTTGATGACAAAATATGTTATTCCAGTTATGGAAAAACAAGAATCCGGATCTATTATTAATATTGCTTCTTTTGTAGCTCAAATGGGTTGTTCGGTTCCTCAGGATGCCTATACTGCATCTAAAGGGGCAGTAGTCGCATTAACAAAATCATTAGCTATTCAATTCCGACCTAAAGGTATCAGAACCAATGCTATCAGCCCAGGTCCTATAGAAACACCTTTATTAATGGAATGGCTTGTATCTGATGAAGAAGCCAAAGCAGTCCGTCTAGGCCGCCAACCTGCAGGACGTTTCGGCAAACCTGAAGATATTGTCAATTGTGCCATCTATCTTGCTTCAGATGAATCAAATTGGACAAATGGTGCAAATATTAATGTAGATGGCGGTATAACTGCTAATTATTTCTAA
- a CDS encoding glutamine synthetase family protein translates to MFREINDFNKHRRNKKKTGNITKDEMMEMIDKGEIDTLVLGFCDMQGRLMGKRITGDFILENDISEGTHFCNYLLGTNFEMDTDDGYDFMNWDKGYGDYLALPDWNTLKVIPWMSRTAMVFADVYTVDGSEPISVAPRNILQHQIKKAEAYGLSPHMASELEFYLFNDSFKDINTQGYDELEPAGHLNEDYNLLQGSKNEPLYQEIRRQMSLMDIIVESSKGEAYKGQHEINLKYSDAINAADQHLMFKHGMKEICIQNDKSVTFMAKPFEEWTGSSGHIHLSMMDTKTGKNAFYAGDDASNPMSETMQHFLAGVIKYTKDFALMFAPNINSYKRFAPNSWAPVSIAWSKDNRSAGYRVVGDGNALRFESRICGADMNPYLAYAALIGAGLYGIEHKETLTDELKGNAYEQNEVDRIPSSLHQAILEWKNSDVVKEVLGEEVAKHYLHAAQTEQDEYDSFVTTWERARYFEQG, encoded by the coding sequence ATGTTTAGAGAAATTAATGATTTTAACAAACATCGTCGTAACAAAAAGAAAACTGGAAACATCACAAAAGATGAAATGATGGAAATGATTGATAAAGGCGAAATTGATACTTTAGTACTTGGTTTTTGCGATATGCAAGGACGCTTGATGGGGAAACGTATCACAGGCGATTTCATTTTAGAAAATGACATTTCAGAGGGCACACATTTTTGTAACTATCTCTTAGGTACAAACTTCGAAATGGATACGGATGATGGCTATGACTTCATGAATTGGGACAAAGGATATGGTGATTATTTAGCACTACCAGATTGGAACACCTTAAAAGTAATTCCTTGGATGTCACGTACAGCTATGGTTTTCGCAGATGTATACACTGTAGACGGCAGTGAACCGATTAGCGTTGCACCACGCAACATCTTACAACACCAAATCAAAAAAGCTGAAGCTTATGGTCTATCTCCTCATATGGCCAGTGAATTAGAATTTTATTTATTTAATGATTCTTTCAAAGATATTAATACACAAGGCTATGATGAATTAGAACCAGCAGGTCATTTAAACGAAGACTACAATTTATTGCAAGGTTCAAAAAACGAACCGCTTTATCAAGAAATTCGTCGCCAGATGAGCCTTATGGACATTATCGTTGAATCTTCTAAAGGCGAAGCTTACAAAGGACAACACGAAATCAACTTAAAATATTCAGATGCAATCAATGCAGCAGATCAACATTTGATGTTCAAACATGGGATGAAAGAAATCTGTATTCAAAATGATAAATCTGTCACTTTTATGGCTAAACCTTTTGAAGAATGGACAGGTTCAAGCGGTCATATTCATCTAAGTATGATGGATACAAAAACTGGCAAAAATGCTTTTTATGCAGGCGATGATGCATCAAATCCAATGTCAGAAACAATGCAGCATTTCTTAGCGGGTGTTATCAAATATACAAAAGATTTTGCATTGATGTTTGCTCCGAATATCAATTCTTATAAACGATTTGCTCCTAATAGTTGGGCACCAGTGAGTATAGCATGGAGTAAAGATAACCGTTCTGCTGGTTATCGTGTTGTAGGTGATGGCAATGCTTTACGTTTTGAATCTCGTATTTGCGGGGCAGACATGAATCCATATCTTGCTTATGCCGCTTTAATCGGTGCTGGTTTATATGGTATTGAACATAAAGAAACTTTAACTGATGAGTTAAAAGGAAATGCGTATGAACAAAACGAAGTGGATCGTATTCCATCTTCTCTTCACCAAGCTATTTTAGAATGGAAAAACAGTGACGTTGTAAAAGAAGTTCTTGGCGAAGAAGTAGCAAAACACTATTTACATGCAGCGCAAACAGAACAAGATGAATACGATTCATTTGTAACAACTTGGGAACGTGCGCGTTACTTTGAACAAGGTTAA